TTTCTTTCCGGACGCGGCGTTCTCGGCGCAGGCCGAGGCGGCGACGACGACGGCCGCGGTGATTGCCGCGGCGATAATTCGGGACGCTTTCATGAATGTTTCTCCTCGCATGACCTCTCCGTCACTCCTTGTACTTGGTGGGATCGAGATTGGTGAGCTTGATGGGATCGAGCAGGTCCTTGATCTGATCCTCGGTCAGCACCTTCTTCTCGCGAATCACCTCCAGAATGCCCTTACCGCTCTTGTAGGCCTCGTTGGCCAGCTCGGTGGCCTTGTCATAGCCAATCACGGGATTGAGCGCGGTCACGATGCCCACCGTGGTCTCCATGTAGTGCTCCAGCACCTTCTCGTTGACCGTGATGCCGTCCACGCATCGGGTGCGGAACAGTTTGGAGACGTTGAAGAGCAGATGCTGCGATTCGATGCACGCGAGGCCATTGAGCGGTTCGTAGGCGTTGAGCTGGAGCTGGCCGCTGTGCGAGGCCAGCGTCACGGCAACGTCGTTGGCCATGACGCGGAACGCGACGACGCCCACGACCTCGGGGACCACCGGGTTGACCTTGCCCGGCATGATCGATGAGCCGGGCTGCATCGCCGGCAGGTTGATCTCGGACAGGCCGGCGCGCGGACCCGAGGTGAGCAGAATCAGGTCGCTCGCGATCTTGGAAAGTTTGATCGCGGTGCTCTTGAGCGCCGACGAGTAGACCACGAACCCCTGCTGGTCCCAGGTGGCGGCGATCATGTCGCTCGCGGGAACGATCGGCTTGCCGGTCAGTTTCGCCAGCTCCTCGGCGCACTTGACGTCGTAGCCATTCGGCACGTTGATGCCGGTGCCGATGGCGGTGGCGCCCATGTTCTCGGAGTAAAGCGACTTTTCGGCTTCCTTCAAGTTCTGGATCTCGGACTCGATCGAGGCGGCGAAGGCGTGGAATTCCTGGCCGACCGTCATCGGCACCGCGTCCTGCAGCTCGGTGCGCCCCATCTTCACGATCTTGAGATAGGCGTCGCCCTTCGCGCGGAACGAGGCGGCGAGCTGCGTCAGCTCGGCGATCAGCTTGTCGTTGCGCAGCAGCAACGCCACCTTGATCGCGGTCGGGTACGAGTCGTTGGTCGACTGCGACATGTTGAGATCGTCGTGCGGCTCCAGGTACTGGTACTCGCCCTTCTTGTGTCCACCCATCTCGAGTCCGATGTTGGCCAGCACCTCGTTGGCGTTCATGTTGGTCGAGGTGCCGGCGCCGCCCTGGTACCAGTCCACCTGGAACTGGTCGAGATACTTGCCGTCGCGCACCGCCTGACACGCCTTCTCGATCATGGCCAGCCGCTCGGGCTTCATCGCGCCCACCGCGGTGTTGGCGCGGGCCGCGGCCAGCTTCACGATCGCCCAGGCTTCGATGTATCCCGGGTAGCGATTGATGGGAACGCCCGAGAGCTGGAAGTTCTCGAGCGCGCGCGCGGTCTGAATCCCGTAGTACGCATCCGCGGGCACCTGCTTCTCCCCGAGCAGGTCGTGCTCGGTGCGCGTGGCCGGCGCCGCCGGTTTGGCCGGCGCCGCCGCGGCCGGCGCGGACGACTTCTTCTTCGCGGCGTGGGCCGAGCCTGCGCCGCACACCAGGGCGAAGCCAGCGAGCGCAATCATCATGACCGCGCCCCATCGCTTCGCGGCGCTGCTGCGAATCGAGTTGCCTTGCATGTTCCGGTTCCTCTCTCGATCGATCGTACCGCGACGGGGCACGAACGGAGATCATCTGTCCTGCATGAATGCCAGCGCCCGTCCCGCCGTGGCCGGGGTGCGGCCGGTCGACGAGGCGGGCGTCGGATGGACCCAAGCGCGTTGAACTAGTGCACCTTCTCCCAGTACGGATTGCCGCCGACGGCGTTCGAAACGTCGGCGATCGTGTTCTGCGCCTTGACGCTGTTGCCGGCGGCATCGAGCGGCGGCGACACCACCGCGATGCCGAACTTGCCCGGCGACACGGCGATGATTCCGCCGCCCACGCCGCTCTTGCCCGGAAGTCCGGTGCGATAGAGCCACTTGCCGGAGTCGTCGTAGAGGCCCGCGGTCGCCATCACCGCCAGCACCTTGGGAACGTTGGCGCTGTTCATGCACACCTTGCCGGTAATCGGGTTCTTGCCGCCGTTGGCGAGCGTCGCCGCCATCTCGGCCAGGTCCTTGGCGGTCACGCCCACCGAGCACTGCTCGGTGTAGATGTCGCACGCCTGGAGCGGGTCGGCCTTGATGTGACCGTAGGCGTACATCAGCATCGCGATCGCCTGATTGCGCT
Above is a genomic segment from Candidatus Sulfotelmatobacter sp. containing:
- a CDS encoding aspartate ammonia-lyase, with protein sequence MQGNSIRSSAAKRWGAVMMIALAGFALVCGAGSAHAAKKKSSAPAAAAPAKPAAPATRTEHDLLGEKQVPADAYYGIQTARALENFQLSGVPINRYPGYIEAWAIVKLAAARANTAVGAMKPERLAMIEKACQAVRDGKYLDQFQVDWYQGGAGTSTNMNANEVLANIGLEMGGHKKGEYQYLEPHDDLNMSQSTNDSYPTAIKVALLLRNDKLIAELTQLAASFRAKGDAYLKIVKMGRTELQDAVPMTVGQEFHAFAASIESEIQNLKEAEKSLYSENMGATAIGTGINVPNGYDVKCAEELAKLTGKPIVPASDMIAATWDQQGFVVYSSALKSTAIKLSKIASDLILLTSGPRAGLSEINLPAMQPGSSIMPGKVNPVVPEVVGVVAFRVMANDVAVTLASHSGQLQLNAYEPLNGLACIESQHLLFNVSKLFRTRCVDGITVNEKVLEHYMETTVGIVTALNPVIGYDKATELANEAYKSGKGILEVIREKKVLTEDQIKDLLDPIKLTNLDPTKYKE